A genome region from Numida meleagris isolate 19003 breed g44 Domestic line chromosome 14, NumMel1.0, whole genome shotgun sequence includes the following:
- the HNF1A gene encoding hepatocyte nuclear factor 1-alpha yields MVSKLSHLQVELLGALLESGLTKETLIKALSEAEPYMLQSESQHAINALQTEKGESCPEIPNLPNGMGETRLSEDETSDDGEEFTPPIMKELENLSPEEAAHQKAVVERLLQEDPWRVAKMVKSYLQQHNIPQREVVDTTGLNQSHLSQHLNKGTPMKTQKRAALYTWYVRKQREVAQQFTHAGQGILTEEPMGDDLPTKKGRRNRFKWGPASQQILFQAYERQKNPSKEEREALVEECNRAECIQRGVSPSQAQGLGSNLVTEVRVYNWFANRRKEEAFRHKLAMDNFSGPQPTSAPPLTAHNSSSLQPPPALSPTKVHGVRYNQQPASEAESSSSNHHGNSSMVTTQTILHQVSPPGLEPSQNLLSTDTKLISAPGGTLPPVSTLTALHSLEQNPHALGQQTQNLIMASLPGVMAIGAGETSSLAPAFTNTGGSTLVIGLTSTQPQSVPVINSMGSSLTTLQPVQFSQQLHPSYQQPLMQQVQSHINQSPFMATMAQIQSPHALYGPKSEVAQYTHTGLLPQTMVITDTANLSALTNLTPTKQAFTSDSETHTDSGIHTPVSQAPTIHLQNQDTTIQHLQPGPRLTSSPAVSSSSLVLYQSSDSTNSHSQLLPSTHNVIETFISTQMASSTQ; encoded by the exons ATGGTCTCGAAGCTGAGCCATCTTCAagtggagctgctgggagcgcTGCTGGAGTCGGGGCTAACCAAGGAGACCCTGATCAAGGCACTGAGCGAAGCGGAACCCTACATGCTCCAGAGTGAAAGTCAGCACGCTATCAATGCCCTGCAGACAGAGAAAGGGGAGTCCTGCCCCGAAATCCCCAACCTCCCCAATGGAATGGGGGAAACCAGGTTATCGGAAGATGAAACCTCTGATGACGGGGAGGAATTCACCCCTCCGATAATGAAGGAGTTGGAAAACTTGAGCCCTGAGGAGGCTGCTcaccagaaggctgtggtgGAAAGACTATTACA AGAGGATCCCTGGCGGGTAGCAAAGATGGTGAAATCCTACCTCCAACAGCACAACATCCCTCAGCGCGAGGTGGTGGACACTACTGGTCTGAACCAATCTCACCTCTCGCAGCACCTCAACAAGGGCACTCCCATGAAGACCCAAAAAAGGGCAGCCCTCTACACCTGGTACGTCCGCAAGCAGCGAGAGGTGGCCCAGC AATTCACACACGCTGGTCAGGGGATCTTGACAGAGGAGCCCATGGGAGATGATCTGCCCACCAAGAAGGGACGAAGAAACCGCTTTAAATGGGGTCCTGCCTCGCAACAGATTCTGTTCCAAGCCTACGAGAGACAGAAAAACCCCagcaaagaagagagagaggctCTGGTTGAAGAGTGCAACAG AGCAGAGTGCATTCAGAGAGGCGTTTCCCCATCTCAGGCCCAGGGACTGGGCTCCAACCTGGTGACCGAGGTGCGAGTTTACAACTGGTTTGCCAACCGCAGGAAGGAGGAGGCCTTCCGGCACAAGCTGGCCATGGACAACTTCAGCGGGCCGCAGCCCACCTCTGCTCCCCCTCTAACTGCTCACAACTCCTCCTCCCTTCAGCCACCTCCTGCTCTCTCACCCACCAAAGTTCACG GAGTGAGGTACAACCAGCAGCCAGCCAGTGAGGCAGAGTCCTCCAGCAGCAACCACCACGGGAACAGCTCCATGGTGACCACCCAAACCATCCTGCACCAGGTTTCTCCCCCTGGGCTGGAGCCCAGCCAGAACCTTCTGAGCACAGACACCAAGCTG ATCTCAGCTCCCGGAGGAACTCTCCCCCCCGTCAGCACCCTGACTGCCCTGCACAGCCTCGAGCAAAACCCCCACGCGCTGGGCCAGCAAACGCAGAACCTCATCATGGCATCGCTGCCCGGAGTGATGGCAATCGGGGCTGGCGAGACCTCATCCCTAGCACCAGCGTTCACCAACACCGGCGGCTCCACCCTCGTCATAG GCCTGACTTCAACCCAGCCCCAGAGCGTACCTGTGATCAACAGCATGGGGAGCAGCCTCACCACCCTGCAGCCTGTCCAgttctcccagcagctgcacccGTCCTACCAGCAGCCCCTCATGCAGCAGGTCCAGAGCCACATCAACCAGAGCCCCTTCATGGCTACCATGGCCCAGATACAGAGCCCTCACG CTCTCTACGGCCCCAAGTCTGAAGTGGCCcaatacacacacacaggccTCTTACCACAAACCATGGTGATAACGGATACAGCCAACCTCAGCGCCCTGACCAACCTGACGCCAACTAAACAG GCATTCACATCTGACTCAGAAACCCACACAGACTCTGGGATCCATACACCAGTCTCACAGGCACCAACGATACACCTACAGAACCAAGACACAACCATCCAGCACCTCCAGCCGGGCCCTCGCCTCACCTCAAGCCCTGCTG TGTCCTCCAGCAGCCTGGTGCTGTACCAGAGCTCCGACTCCACCAACAGCCACAGTCAGCTGCTGCCATCCACTCACAACGTCATTGAGACCTTCATCTCCACGCAGATGGCATCCTCCACTCAGTAA